Proteins encoded together in one Osmia lignaria lignaria isolate PbOS001 chromosome 4, iyOsmLign1, whole genome shotgun sequence window:
- the chico gene encoding insulin receptor substrate 1 chico isoform X5, with protein MSSGRGLASPSGGPVVLSGHVKKLKTQKKKFFVLRGEAAGYPACLEYYDSKKKFENRQPPKRSILLDSCFNINKRVDTKHKHVIALYTKDECFCLILESEKELDEWLKAMLLLQSGDVADGEQPRPIFEHVWQVTMQKKGLGERKNIHGPYRLCLTDRTLSLVKIGAKDNSDSIEFPLICIRRCGYMDRIFYMEVGRSAVTGGGELWMEAEDNNIAHNMHAAIMNAMSNSNSSKDDVDPRQRRRSSSATEASKPIYVLQRRHTGQKFHNFSPLVVAGTGAGTAGNASTNTNCATTTRRRHSVASHPHSVNNSQSVHVTTSTTTTTTTTTTTTITITTTATVTTTTATATISHQRTLSLPLAAVIINQMQSSKRSVLCCANGRDRCDSLPSRARTTSESHPASVLSHPRSTHFVPHVLRPHSMYVRGLSYSPPISSMPISPASGACSTDSAGSSLSMDEGGENILEEGTVSRYGHSLTPDEPVILEENGDDYAPWSTSHSHHKYSPNFKSHSPSQQSSYIEMCSPCSSSPGRSGVYMPMSAGTGHSHSRASSLIEESNTLPEGYVPMAPVGNNGYVDMVPSHNHNGHFPDDLSHAGSSCSVTSGTPSTDLRFSEYHLDKVTSFLPPGDDLQARPVRAYSIGSRPEPVNRHRKNRLDIAQQEASRVRAFSVGSRSKKPEIGRLSNVVTVPLPGAGEHSNSNKSNSAPLLSSSWGHNSGCSITSERMEDLMELDFTKPSISATFNSPPSSYSQSQSQSHSYSTATDTSSYVDMSPGQPPSSTAPYVDMSRINKINRNNNNNTITANQNHSHIHISAASTHKPIITTLKPVEEAEGPYMRMDSVMEDWSRSDTSPKLISSPMQEECVQSNGPPDFKYILGATRTAPVDLPRRPPADYVDMNFKPRLGLEQDYINMNMSNRNNRKPATRTGSRKEKSRSQPIAIQAGNKPIKTPSFLPLNGSPESESLASTPASPPRATPTGSSATIFPFSLNSPQSPEKSFTHQKTNDELSELNTNSKSNDRTIVEPANNRVNNSVTEANNTSPKATNDRPSSPAEKDNQVNQVNQVNQVNNSLTSQDNMLNAITKKFSDLHLSKPPRLITASPNTSPTLSGFKSTTEKQPSSPKLSDETPTPTPSTAPSPLEKECQDKVQSGAEVLHYASLDLPEVGSTAPVSPASQEGFNYAEIDFAKLKQN; from the exons ATGTCTTCGGGCAGGGGTTTAGCCTCCCCCTCGGGAGGTCCCGTTGTTCTCTCCGGACatgtgaaaaaattgaaaactcaaAAGAAGAAATTCTTCGTGCTACGAGGCGAAGCTGCTGGATATCCTGCTTGTCTCGAGTATTACGATAGCAAAAAGAAGTTTGAGAACAGACAGCCACCTAAACGTAGCATCTTGTTAGACAGCTGCTTTAATATCAATAAACGCGTGGACACCAAGCATAAGCACGTTATCGCATTATACACGAAAGACGAATGCTTCTGTTTGATTTTGGAAAGCGAAAAAGAACTGGATGAATGGTTGAAAGCAATGCTTTTACTTCAGAGTGGAGATGTAGCCGATGGAGAGCAACCTCGGCCTATATTTG aacATGTATGGCAAGTTACAATGCAGAAAAAAGGACTGGGTGAAAGAAAGAATATCCATGGTCCCTATAGGCTGTGTTTAACTGATCGAACATTAAGCCTAGTGAAAATTGGGGCAAAGGATAATTCAGATTCTATAGAATTTCCT ttAATTTGCATCAGACGGTGTGGATATATGGATCGTATCTTCTATATGGAAGTAGGTCGTTCTGCAGTCACTGGTGGTGGTGAATTGTGGATGGAAGCTGAAGATAATAATATAGCACATAATATGCATGCTGCTATCATGAATGCCATGAGCAATTCTAATAGTAGCAAAGATGATGTGGATCCACGTCAAAGAAGGCGTAGTTCTTCAGCAACTGAGGCCAGCAAGCCAATCTATGTTTTACAACGTCGTCATACTGGACAAAAGTTTCACAATTTTTCACCATTAG TCGTTGCTGGTACCGGGGCTGGGACTGCTGGGAATGCCTCGACTAATACCAACTGTGCCACTACCACTAGACGTCGTCATTCGGTAGCGAGTCATCCCCATTCCGTCAATAATTCCCAATCCGTTCATGTTACAACAAGTACAacaacaaccaccaccaccaccaccaccaccactattACCATCACTACGACCGCTACTGTGACCACCACAACCGCGACCGCTACAATATCCCATCAGAGAACCCTGTCGCTGCCCTTAGCTGCCGTTATTATCAATCAAATGCAATCATCTAAAAGATCAGTTTTATGCT GTGCAAACGGCCGCGACAGATGTGACAGTTTGCCATCGAGGGCTCGCACCACCAGCGAGAGTCATCCTGCATCGGTACTAAGTCATCCTAGAAGTACTCATTTCGTACCTCACGTACTGAGACCACATTCCATGTACGTGAGGGGTCTATCATACTCGCCACCGATCTCATCAATGCCTATTAGTCCCGCTTCTGGAGCTTGTTCCACGGACTCAGCGGGATCATCTCTTTCGATGGATGAAGGTGGTGAGAATATATTAGAAGAGGGTACGGTATCGCGATATGGACATTCATTAACGCCAGACGAGCCTGTTATTTTAGAGGAAAATGGTGATGATTACGCGCCTTGGTCCACGTCACATTCGCATCACAAATATTCGCCAAATTTTAAGTCTCATTCTCCCTCGCAG cAAAGTTCCTACATTGAAATGTGCAGCCCTTGCAGTTCAAGTCCCGGTCGTAGTGGAGTATATATGCCAATGAGTGCAGGGACAGGTCATTCGCATTCTCGTGCATCATCTCTCATCGAAGAATCAAATACTTTACCAGAAGGTTATGTACCTATGGCACCCGTTGGAAACAATGGATACGTTGACATGGTTCCTTCCCATAATCATAATGGTCACTTTCCTGATGACTTGTCACATGCTGGCAGTAGTTGTTCCGTTACTTCTGGTACACCCAGTACAGATTTGCGATTCTCCGAATATCACTTAGATAAAGTAACAAGCTTTTTGCCACCTGGGGATGATTTACAAGCTAGACCAGTGAGAGCTTATTCCATCGGGTCTCGACCGGAACCTGTGAACAGGCATCGTAAAAATAG ATTGGATATTGCTCAGCAAGAAGCTAGTAGAGTGCGAGCTTTTTCTGTAGGTAGCAGATCTAAGAAACCTGAGATTGGAAGGCTATCGAACGTAGTTACTGTACCGTTACCTGGTGCTGGTGAACACTCAAATTCCAACAAATCAAACTCTGCGCCATTACTGTCCAGTTCCTGGGGACATAATTCTGGTTGTTCCATAACCTCCGAGCGAATGGAGGATTTAATGGAATTAGACTTTACTAAACCCAGTATTTCTGCAACTTTCAATTCACCGCCTTCATCTTACTCGCAATCGCAATCTCAGTCACACTCATACTCTACTGCCACTGACACCAGTTCCTATGTTGATATGTCTCCTGGACAGCCACCTTCGTCGACTGCTCCTTACGTCGATATGAGTCGCATAAATAag ATCAAtcgtaataacaataataatacaatCACTGCCAATCAAAATCATAGTCATATTCATATATCTGCTGCTTCTACGCATAAACCAATAATTACTACTTTGAAGCCCGTGGAAGAAGCAGAAGGGCCATACATGAGAATGGATAGTGTAATGGAGGATTGGTCACGATCCGATACGAGTCCTAAACTAATTTCCTCACCCATGCAAGAAGAATGCGTGCAATCAAATGGACCTCCAG atttcaaatatattttaggAGCCACGAGAACGGCGCCAGTTGATCTTCCACGACGTCCACCAGCGGACTACGTCGACATGAATTTTAAACCCAGATTAGGCTTGGAACAAGATTACATAAACATGAATATGAGCAACCGAAACAATCGTAAACCAGCAACGCGGACAGGTAGCCGCAAGGAGAAGTCGCGTTCGCAGCCGATCGCGATCCAAGCAGGAAACAAACCTATAAAAACGCCTAGTTTCTTACCCCTTAACGGAAGTCCAGAGTCAGAGAGTTTAGCGAGTACTCCGGCGTCGCCTCCGCGAGCAACACCAACAGGTTCCTCGGCAACAATCTTCCCTTTCTCCTTGAACAGCCCTCAGTCGCCTGAGAAATCGTTTACTCATCAAAAAACTAACGACGAATTGTCAGAATTGAACACCAATTCCAAAAGCAACGACCGTACCATTGTGGAACCTGCGAACAATAGAGTGAACAATTCTGTAACGGAAGCGAATAATACTTCGCCAAAAGCAACGAACGATAGACCTTCTAGTCCTGCAGAAAAGGATAATCAAGTTAATCAAGTTAATCAAGTTAATCAAGTGAATAATTCGTTGACCTCGCAAGATAACATGTTGAACGCTATAACGAAGAAGTTCTCCGATTTGCACCTGTCGAAACCACCACGTTTGATAACCGCATCTCCGAACACCAGCCCCACGTTGTCTGGGTTTAAATCAACCACTGAAAAACAACCATCTTCGCCAAAATTGTCAGACGAAACGCCGACACCTACGCCTAGCACTGCACCGAGTCCGTTGGAAAAGGAGTGTCAGGATAAAGTGCAATCTGGTGCCGAAGTCTTACACTACGCTAGTCTTGACCTTCCGGAAGTCGGTAGCACCGCGCCTGTCTCGCCGGCGTCTCAAGAAGGATTTAATTACGCCGAAATTGATTTCGCCAAacttaaacaaaattaa
- the chico gene encoding insulin receptor substrate 1 chico isoform X4 → MSSGRGLASPSGGPVVLSGHVKKLKTQKKKFFVLRGEAAGYPACLEYYDSKKKFENRQPPKRSILLDSCFNINKRVDTKHKHVIALYTKDECFCLILESEKELDEWLKAMLLLQSGDVADGEQPRPIFEHVWQVTMQKKGLGERKNIHGPYRLCLTDRTLSLVKIGAKDNSDSIEFPLICIRRCGYMDRIFYMEVGRSAVTGGGELWMEAEDNNIAHNMHAAIMNAMSNSNSSKDDVDPRQRRRSSSATEASKPIYVLQRRHTGQKFHNFSPLEEHRTHEEQVDPVQEQEQSNQTQSISSCNTVMVVAGTGAGTAGNASTNTNCATTTRRRHSVASHPHSVNNSQSVHVTTSTTTTTTTTTTTTITITTTATVTTTTATATISHQRTLSLPLAAVIINQMQSSKRSVLCCANGRDRCDSLPSRARTTSESHPASVLSHPRSTHFVPHVLRPHSMYVRGLSYSPPISSMPISPASGACSTDSAGSSLSMDEEENGDDYAPWSTSHSHHKYSPNFKSHSPSQQSSYIEMCSPCSSSPGRSGVYMPMSAGTGHSHSRASSLIEESNTLPEGYVPMAPVGNNGYVDMVPSHNHNGHFPDDLSHAGSSCSVTSGTPSTDLRFSEYHLDKVTSFLPPGDDLQARPVRAYSIGSRPEPVNRHRKNRLDIAQQEASRVRAFSVGSRSKKPEIGRLSNVVTVPLPGAGEHSNSNKSNSAPLLSSSWGHNSGCSITSERMEDLMELDFTKPSISATFNSPPSSYSQSQSQSHSYSTATDTSSYVDMSPGQPPSSTAPYVDMSRINKINRNNNNNTITANQNHSHIHISAASTHKPIITTLKPVEEAEGPYMRMDSVMEDWSRSDTSPKLISSPMQEECVQSNGPPDFKYILGATRTAPVDLPRRPPADYVDMNFKPRLGLEQDYINMNMSNRNNRKPATRTGSRKEKSRSQPIAIQAGNKPIKTPSFLPLNGSPESESLASTPASPPRATPTGSSATIFPFSLNSPQSPEKSFTHQKTNDELSELNTNSKSNDRTIVEPANNRVNNSVTEANNTSPKATNDRPSSPAEKDNQVNQVNQVNQVNNSLTSQDNMLNAITKKFSDLHLSKPPRLITASPNTSPTLSGFKSTTEKQPSSPKLSDETPTPTPSTAPSPLEKECQDKVQSGAEVLHYASLDLPEVGSTAPVSPASQEGFNYAEIDFAKLKQN, encoded by the exons ATGTCTTCGGGCAGGGGTTTAGCCTCCCCCTCGGGAGGTCCCGTTGTTCTCTCCGGACatgtgaaaaaattgaaaactcaaAAGAAGAAATTCTTCGTGCTACGAGGCGAAGCTGCTGGATATCCTGCTTGTCTCGAGTATTACGATAGCAAAAAGAAGTTTGAGAACAGACAGCCACCTAAACGTAGCATCTTGTTAGACAGCTGCTTTAATATCAATAAACGCGTGGACACCAAGCATAAGCACGTTATCGCATTATACACGAAAGACGAATGCTTCTGTTTGATTTTGGAAAGCGAAAAAGAACTGGATGAATGGTTGAAAGCAATGCTTTTACTTCAGAGTGGAGATGTAGCCGATGGAGAGCAACCTCGGCCTATATTTG aacATGTATGGCAAGTTACAATGCAGAAAAAAGGACTGGGTGAAAGAAAGAATATCCATGGTCCCTATAGGCTGTGTTTAACTGATCGAACATTAAGCCTAGTGAAAATTGGGGCAAAGGATAATTCAGATTCTATAGAATTTCCT ttAATTTGCATCAGACGGTGTGGATATATGGATCGTATCTTCTATATGGAAGTAGGTCGTTCTGCAGTCACTGGTGGTGGTGAATTGTGGATGGAAGCTGAAGATAATAATATAGCACATAATATGCATGCTGCTATCATGAATGCCATGAGCAATTCTAATAGTAGCAAAGATGATGTGGATCCACGTCAAAGAAGGCGTAGTTCTTCAGCAACTGAGGCCAGCAAGCCAATCTATGTTTTACAACGTCGTCATACTGGACAAAAGTTTCACAATTTTTCACCATTAG AGGAACACAGGACGCACGAGGAGCAGGTGGATCCAGTACAGGAACAGGAGCAGTCTAATCAGACTCAGAGTATCTCTTCTTGCAATACAGTCATGG TCGTTGCTGGTACCGGGGCTGGGACTGCTGGGAATGCCTCGACTAATACCAACTGTGCCACTACCACTAGACGTCGTCATTCGGTAGCGAGTCATCCCCATTCCGTCAATAATTCCCAATCCGTTCATGTTACAACAAGTACAacaacaaccaccaccaccaccaccaccaccactattACCATCACTACGACCGCTACTGTGACCACCACAACCGCGACCGCTACAATATCCCATCAGAGAACCCTGTCGCTGCCCTTAGCTGCCGTTATTATCAATCAAATGCAATCATCTAAAAGATCAGTTTTATGCT GTGCAAACGGCCGCGACAGATGTGACAGTTTGCCATCGAGGGCTCGCACCACCAGCGAGAGTCATCCTGCATCGGTACTAAGTCATCCTAGAAGTACTCATTTCGTACCTCACGTACTGAGACCACATTCCATGTACGTGAGGGGTCTATCATACTCGCCACCGATCTCATCAATGCCTATTAGTCCCGCTTCTGGAGCTTGTTCCACGGACTCAGCGGGATCATCTCTTTCGATGGATGAAG AGGAAAATGGTGATGATTACGCGCCTTGGTCCACGTCACATTCGCATCACAAATATTCGCCAAATTTTAAGTCTCATTCTCCCTCGCAG cAAAGTTCCTACATTGAAATGTGCAGCCCTTGCAGTTCAAGTCCCGGTCGTAGTGGAGTATATATGCCAATGAGTGCAGGGACAGGTCATTCGCATTCTCGTGCATCATCTCTCATCGAAGAATCAAATACTTTACCAGAAGGTTATGTACCTATGGCACCCGTTGGAAACAATGGATACGTTGACATGGTTCCTTCCCATAATCATAATGGTCACTTTCCTGATGACTTGTCACATGCTGGCAGTAGTTGTTCCGTTACTTCTGGTACACCCAGTACAGATTTGCGATTCTCCGAATATCACTTAGATAAAGTAACAAGCTTTTTGCCACCTGGGGATGATTTACAAGCTAGACCAGTGAGAGCTTATTCCATCGGGTCTCGACCGGAACCTGTGAACAGGCATCGTAAAAATAG ATTGGATATTGCTCAGCAAGAAGCTAGTAGAGTGCGAGCTTTTTCTGTAGGTAGCAGATCTAAGAAACCTGAGATTGGAAGGCTATCGAACGTAGTTACTGTACCGTTACCTGGTGCTGGTGAACACTCAAATTCCAACAAATCAAACTCTGCGCCATTACTGTCCAGTTCCTGGGGACATAATTCTGGTTGTTCCATAACCTCCGAGCGAATGGAGGATTTAATGGAATTAGACTTTACTAAACCCAGTATTTCTGCAACTTTCAATTCACCGCCTTCATCTTACTCGCAATCGCAATCTCAGTCACACTCATACTCTACTGCCACTGACACCAGTTCCTATGTTGATATGTCTCCTGGACAGCCACCTTCGTCGACTGCTCCTTACGTCGATATGAGTCGCATAAATAag ATCAAtcgtaataacaataataatacaatCACTGCCAATCAAAATCATAGTCATATTCATATATCTGCTGCTTCTACGCATAAACCAATAATTACTACTTTGAAGCCCGTGGAAGAAGCAGAAGGGCCATACATGAGAATGGATAGTGTAATGGAGGATTGGTCACGATCCGATACGAGTCCTAAACTAATTTCCTCACCCATGCAAGAAGAATGCGTGCAATCAAATGGACCTCCAG atttcaaatatattttaggAGCCACGAGAACGGCGCCAGTTGATCTTCCACGACGTCCACCAGCGGACTACGTCGACATGAATTTTAAACCCAGATTAGGCTTGGAACAAGATTACATAAACATGAATATGAGCAACCGAAACAATCGTAAACCAGCAACGCGGACAGGTAGCCGCAAGGAGAAGTCGCGTTCGCAGCCGATCGCGATCCAAGCAGGAAACAAACCTATAAAAACGCCTAGTTTCTTACCCCTTAACGGAAGTCCAGAGTCAGAGAGTTTAGCGAGTACTCCGGCGTCGCCTCCGCGAGCAACACCAACAGGTTCCTCGGCAACAATCTTCCCTTTCTCCTTGAACAGCCCTCAGTCGCCTGAGAAATCGTTTACTCATCAAAAAACTAACGACGAATTGTCAGAATTGAACACCAATTCCAAAAGCAACGACCGTACCATTGTGGAACCTGCGAACAATAGAGTGAACAATTCTGTAACGGAAGCGAATAATACTTCGCCAAAAGCAACGAACGATAGACCTTCTAGTCCTGCAGAAAAGGATAATCAAGTTAATCAAGTTAATCAAGTTAATCAAGTGAATAATTCGTTGACCTCGCAAGATAACATGTTGAACGCTATAACGAAGAAGTTCTCCGATTTGCACCTGTCGAAACCACCACGTTTGATAACCGCATCTCCGAACACCAGCCCCACGTTGTCTGGGTTTAAATCAACCACTGAAAAACAACCATCTTCGCCAAAATTGTCAGACGAAACGCCGACACCTACGCCTAGCACTGCACCGAGTCCGTTGGAAAAGGAGTGTCAGGATAAAGTGCAATCTGGTGCCGAAGTCTTACACTACGCTAGTCTTGACCTTCCGGAAGTCGGTAGCACCGCGCCTGTCTCGCCGGCGTCTCAAGAAGGATTTAATTACGCCGAAATTGATTTCGCCAAacttaaacaaaattaa
- the chico gene encoding insulin receptor substrate 1 chico isoform X1 has product MSSGRGLASPSGGPVVLSGHVKKLKTQKKKFFVLRGEAAGYPACLEYYDSKKKFENRQPPKRSILLDSCFNINKRVDTKHKHVIALYTKDECFCLILESEKELDEWLKAMLLLQSGDVADGEQPRPIFEHVWQVTMQKKGLGERKNIHGPYRLCLTDRTLSLVKIGAKDNSDSIEFPLICIRRCGYMDRIFYMEVGRSAVTGGGELWMEAEDNNIAHNMHAAIMNAMSNSNSSKDDVDPRQRRRSSSATEASKPIYVLQRRHTGQKFHNFSPLEEHRTHEEQVDPVQEQEQSNQTQSISSCNTVMVVAGTGAGTAGNASTNTNCATTTRRRHSVASHPHSVNNSQSVHVTTSTTTTTTTTTTTTITITTTATVTTTTATATISHQRTLSLPLAAVIINQMQSSKRSVLCCANGRDRCDSLPSRARTTSESHPASVLSHPRSTHFVPHVLRPHSMYVRGLSYSPPISSMPISPASGACSTDSAGSSLSMDEGGENILEEGTVSRYGHSLTPDEPVILEENGDDYAPWSTSHSHHKYSPNFKSHSPSQQSSYIEMCSPCSSSPGRSGVYMPMSAGTGHSHSRASSLIEESNTLPEGYVPMAPVGNNGYVDMVPSHNHNGHFPDDLSHAGSSCSVTSGTPSTDLRFSEYHLDKVTSFLPPGDDLQARPVRAYSIGSRPEPVNRHRKNRLDIAQQEASRVRAFSVGSRSKKPEIGRLSNVVTVPLPGAGEHSNSNKSNSAPLLSSSWGHNSGCSITSERMEDLMELDFTKPSISATFNSPPSSYSQSQSQSHSYSTATDTSSYVDMSPGQPPSSTAPYVDMSRINKINRNNNNNTITANQNHSHIHISAASTHKPIITTLKPVEEAEGPYMRMDSVMEDWSRSDTSPKLISSPMQEECVQSNGPPDFKYILGATRTAPVDLPRRPPADYVDMNFKPRLGLEQDYINMNMSNRNNRKPATRTGSRKEKSRSQPIAIQAGNKPIKTPSFLPLNGSPESESLASTPASPPRATPTGSSATIFPFSLNSPQSPEKSFTHQKTNDELSELNTNSKSNDRTIVEPANNRVNNSVTEANNTSPKATNDRPSSPAEKDNQVNQVNQVNQVNNSLTSQDNMLNAITKKFSDLHLSKPPRLITASPNTSPTLSGFKSTTEKQPSSPKLSDETPTPTPSTAPSPLEKECQDKVQSGAEVLHYASLDLPEVGSTAPVSPASQEGFNYAEIDFAKLKQN; this is encoded by the exons ATGTCTTCGGGCAGGGGTTTAGCCTCCCCCTCGGGAGGTCCCGTTGTTCTCTCCGGACatgtgaaaaaattgaaaactcaaAAGAAGAAATTCTTCGTGCTACGAGGCGAAGCTGCTGGATATCCTGCTTGTCTCGAGTATTACGATAGCAAAAAGAAGTTTGAGAACAGACAGCCACCTAAACGTAGCATCTTGTTAGACAGCTGCTTTAATATCAATAAACGCGTGGACACCAAGCATAAGCACGTTATCGCATTATACACGAAAGACGAATGCTTCTGTTTGATTTTGGAAAGCGAAAAAGAACTGGATGAATGGTTGAAAGCAATGCTTTTACTTCAGAGTGGAGATGTAGCCGATGGAGAGCAACCTCGGCCTATATTTG aacATGTATGGCAAGTTACAATGCAGAAAAAAGGACTGGGTGAAAGAAAGAATATCCATGGTCCCTATAGGCTGTGTTTAACTGATCGAACATTAAGCCTAGTGAAAATTGGGGCAAAGGATAATTCAGATTCTATAGAATTTCCT ttAATTTGCATCAGACGGTGTGGATATATGGATCGTATCTTCTATATGGAAGTAGGTCGTTCTGCAGTCACTGGTGGTGGTGAATTGTGGATGGAAGCTGAAGATAATAATATAGCACATAATATGCATGCTGCTATCATGAATGCCATGAGCAATTCTAATAGTAGCAAAGATGATGTGGATCCACGTCAAAGAAGGCGTAGTTCTTCAGCAACTGAGGCCAGCAAGCCAATCTATGTTTTACAACGTCGTCATACTGGACAAAAGTTTCACAATTTTTCACCATTAG AGGAACACAGGACGCACGAGGAGCAGGTGGATCCAGTACAGGAACAGGAGCAGTCTAATCAGACTCAGAGTATCTCTTCTTGCAATACAGTCATGG TCGTTGCTGGTACCGGGGCTGGGACTGCTGGGAATGCCTCGACTAATACCAACTGTGCCACTACCACTAGACGTCGTCATTCGGTAGCGAGTCATCCCCATTCCGTCAATAATTCCCAATCCGTTCATGTTACAACAAGTACAacaacaaccaccaccaccaccaccaccaccactattACCATCACTACGACCGCTACTGTGACCACCACAACCGCGACCGCTACAATATCCCATCAGAGAACCCTGTCGCTGCCCTTAGCTGCCGTTATTATCAATCAAATGCAATCATCTAAAAGATCAGTTTTATGCT GTGCAAACGGCCGCGACAGATGTGACAGTTTGCCATCGAGGGCTCGCACCACCAGCGAGAGTCATCCTGCATCGGTACTAAGTCATCCTAGAAGTACTCATTTCGTACCTCACGTACTGAGACCACATTCCATGTACGTGAGGGGTCTATCATACTCGCCACCGATCTCATCAATGCCTATTAGTCCCGCTTCTGGAGCTTGTTCCACGGACTCAGCGGGATCATCTCTTTCGATGGATGAAGGTGGTGAGAATATATTAGAAGAGGGTACGGTATCGCGATATGGACATTCATTAACGCCAGACGAGCCTGTTATTTTAGAGGAAAATGGTGATGATTACGCGCCTTGGTCCACGTCACATTCGCATCACAAATATTCGCCAAATTTTAAGTCTCATTCTCCCTCGCAG cAAAGTTCCTACATTGAAATGTGCAGCCCTTGCAGTTCAAGTCCCGGTCGTAGTGGAGTATATATGCCAATGAGTGCAGGGACAGGTCATTCGCATTCTCGTGCATCATCTCTCATCGAAGAATCAAATACTTTACCAGAAGGTTATGTACCTATGGCACCCGTTGGAAACAATGGATACGTTGACATGGTTCCTTCCCATAATCATAATGGTCACTTTCCTGATGACTTGTCACATGCTGGCAGTAGTTGTTCCGTTACTTCTGGTACACCCAGTACAGATTTGCGATTCTCCGAATATCACTTAGATAAAGTAACAAGCTTTTTGCCACCTGGGGATGATTTACAAGCTAGACCAGTGAGAGCTTATTCCATCGGGTCTCGACCGGAACCTGTGAACAGGCATCGTAAAAATAG ATTGGATATTGCTCAGCAAGAAGCTAGTAGAGTGCGAGCTTTTTCTGTAGGTAGCAGATCTAAGAAACCTGAGATTGGAAGGCTATCGAACGTAGTTACTGTACCGTTACCTGGTGCTGGTGAACACTCAAATTCCAACAAATCAAACTCTGCGCCATTACTGTCCAGTTCCTGGGGACATAATTCTGGTTGTTCCATAACCTCCGAGCGAATGGAGGATTTAATGGAATTAGACTTTACTAAACCCAGTATTTCTGCAACTTTCAATTCACCGCCTTCATCTTACTCGCAATCGCAATCTCAGTCACACTCATACTCTACTGCCACTGACACCAGTTCCTATGTTGATATGTCTCCTGGACAGCCACCTTCGTCGACTGCTCCTTACGTCGATATGAGTCGCATAAATAag ATCAAtcgtaataacaataataatacaatCACTGCCAATCAAAATCATAGTCATATTCATATATCTGCTGCTTCTACGCATAAACCAATAATTACTACTTTGAAGCCCGTGGAAGAAGCAGAAGGGCCATACATGAGAATGGATAGTGTAATGGAGGATTGGTCACGATCCGATACGAGTCCTAAACTAATTTCCTCACCCATGCAAGAAGAATGCGTGCAATCAAATGGACCTCCAG atttcaaatatattttaggAGCCACGAGAACGGCGCCAGTTGATCTTCCACGACGTCCACCAGCGGACTACGTCGACATGAATTTTAAACCCAGATTAGGCTTGGAACAAGATTACATAAACATGAATATGAGCAACCGAAACAATCGTAAACCAGCAACGCGGACAGGTAGCCGCAAGGAGAAGTCGCGTTCGCAGCCGATCGCGATCCAAGCAGGAAACAAACCTATAAAAACGCCTAGTTTCTTACCCCTTAACGGAAGTCCAGAGTCAGAGAGTTTAGCGAGTACTCCGGCGTCGCCTCCGCGAGCAACACCAACAGGTTCCTCGGCAACAATCTTCCCTTTCTCCTTGAACAGCCCTCAGTCGCCTGAGAAATCGTTTACTCATCAAAAAACTAACGACGAATTGTCAGAATTGAACACCAATTCCAAAAGCAACGACCGTACCATTGTGGAACCTGCGAACAATAGAGTGAACAATTCTGTAACGGAAGCGAATAATACTTCGCCAAAAGCAACGAACGATAGACCTTCTAGTCCTGCAGAAAAGGATAATCAAGTTAATCAAGTTAATCAAGTTAATCAAGTGAATAATTCGTTGACCTCGCAAGATAACATGTTGAACGCTATAACGAAGAAGTTCTCCGATTTGCACCTGTCGAAACCACCACGTTTGATAACCGCATCTCCGAACACCAGCCCCACGTTGTCTGGGTTTAAATCAACCACTGAAAAACAACCATCTTCGCCAAAATTGTCAGACGAAACGCCGACACCTACGCCTAGCACTGCACCGAGTCCGTTGGAAAAGGAGTGTCAGGATAAAGTGCAATCTGGTGCCGAAGTCTTACACTACGCTAGTCTTGACCTTCCGGAAGTCGGTAGCACCGCGCCTGTCTCGCCGGCGTCTCAAGAAGGATTTAATTACGCCGAAATTGATTTCGCCAAacttaaacaaaattaa